A region from the Halobacillus mangrovi genome encodes:
- a CDS encoding helix-turn-helix domain-containing protein, translated as MKGSLIKQHRKLNNMTLEELARGICSVSYLSKIEHNTINASEQIYRLLGERLNIALTDINQEFDETIYLDLINWHEAIQLRDFPLMKEYYEKNKKALEYNRNVELVNLYKVILARHNSKIEDEVVDEETLKELGNIYPNSTKEFQFFYHKVLGVHSLLKLELKEALYHFHKAEVLLGKVPHNDTEVYFHLALAYSQTHAAVESNYYAHMALDGYLNELDYERIVDTYMIIAINYRALNIFSLAEEYYLKLLKISKYHLRSLEKRRIYHNLGFIYANQERYEEAFDMLDKAFNIHTDEIFFEISTFYLLASTSYYRGNIEDCWNYIEEGEKKSEERNITFFKYKFFILKNTINKTTHEDQFINQVEHEIIPTLRENNQYGEYRNLLVMLGNIYYEKRMYKKSAMFFKEANNYKETQKKDLL; from the coding sequence GTGAAAGGATCATTAATCAAACAACACCGAAAATTAAATAATATGACTTTAGAAGAACTGGCCAGAGGAATTTGTTCTGTTTCTTATCTAAGTAAAATTGAACACAATACAATTAACGCGAGTGAGCAAATCTATCGTCTATTGGGGGAACGTCTTAATATCGCGCTTACAGACATAAATCAAGAATTTGATGAAACCATTTATCTTGATTTGATAAACTGGCATGAGGCGATTCAACTTAGAGACTTCCCACTTATGAAAGAATACTATGAGAAAAATAAAAAAGCTTTAGAATATAACCGTAATGTTGAATTAGTAAATTTATATAAAGTCATTCTTGCAAGACATAACAGTAAGATTGAAGATGAAGTGGTAGATGAAGAAACTTTAAAAGAATTAGGCAATATCTATCCGAACTCTACTAAAGAATTTCAGTTTTTTTACCATAAAGTTCTAGGGGTTCATTCCCTCTTGAAACTCGAACTGAAGGAAGCTTTGTACCATTTCCATAAGGCAGAAGTACTTTTAGGAAAAGTCCCTCATAACGATACAGAAGTGTATTTCCATCTCGCCCTAGCCTACTCACAAACCCACGCCGCTGTGGAATCGAACTATTACGCTCATATGGCATTAGATGGATACTTAAATGAACTGGATTATGAAAGAATCGTTGACACGTATATGATTATAGCGATTAATTATAGGGCACTAAATATATTTTCATTAGCAGAAGAGTATTACTTGAAACTGTTAAAGATTTCAAAATATCATTTGAGATCTTTAGAGAAAAGAAGAATATATCATAACTTAGGGTTCATCTATGCTAATCAAGAGAGATATGAGGAAGCTTTTGATATGTTAGATAAGGCATTCAACATTCATACTGATGAAATATTTTTCGAAATCAGCACCTTCTATTTACTTGCCTCAACCAGTTACTACCGCGGCAATATTGAGGACTGTTGGAACTACATTGAGGAAGGTGAGAAGAAATCGGAAGAGCGCAATATCACCTTTTTCAAATACAAGTTCTTCATTTTAAAAAATACAATCAATAAAACTACTCATGAAGATCAATTTATTAACCAGGTAGAGCATGAAATTATCCCTACCCTAAGAGAAAATAACCAATACGGAGAATATAGAAATCTGCTAGTGATGCTTGGCAATATCTATTATGAAAAGAGAATGTACAAGAAGTCAGCCATGTTCTTCAAAGAAGCGAATAACTATAAGGAAACACAGAAAAAAGACTTACTATAA
- a CDS encoding SDR family oxidoreductase, with translation MKVLVAGANGHTGRLLIQYLKEDGHEPYGLIRKEEQKAKIEELGGTPVLADVTQQDVGYAVKGMDAVMFAAGSGASTGADQTEAVDRDGAINLIKATENLGIKKFIMLSGMGAGDPDRGPEQLKHYLEMKGEADDYLRSTELDYTIVRPGGLTHEESTSKIQVGETVERGTIPRADVAKTMIAALQDPNAYHKTFEMISGDTQIEEALKTL, from the coding sequence ATGAAAGTACTCGTAGCAGGTGCTAACGGACATACAGGCCGTTTACTTATTCAATATTTAAAAGAAGATGGTCACGAGCCCTATGGCTTGATTCGAAAAGAAGAACAAAAAGCTAAGATAGAGGAATTAGGCGGGACTCCGGTTCTAGCTGATGTTACCCAGCAAGATGTAGGCTATGCAGTCAAAGGAATGGATGCGGTCATGTTCGCAGCAGGATCTGGGGCAAGCACAGGCGCTGATCAAACAGAAGCTGTCGATCGTGATGGTGCCATCAATCTAATTAAAGCTACTGAAAATTTAGGAATTAAGAAATTTATCATGTTAAGCGGAATGGGTGCAGGCGACCCGGATCGCGGCCCAGAACAGCTTAAACATTATTTAGAAATGAAAGGCGAAGCAGATGATTATTTAAGATCTACTGAGCTGGATTACACCATTGTCCGCCCAGGTGGCCTTACCCATGAAGAAAGCACAAGCAAAATTCAGGTAGGCGAAACGGTCGAACGAGGCACAATCCCACGTGCAGATGTGGCCAAAACAATGATTGCCGCTCTTCAAGACCCAAACGCTTACCACAAAACATTTGAAATGATCTCAGGCGACACTCAAATTGAGGAAGCCTTGAAGACACTATAA
- a CDS encoding PD-(D/E)XK nuclease family protein — translation MFEIKPYPEFSWSLSRHKTMLTCLRKYAYDYYLSHNGWLSHADTLAKQTYRLKKITNLEMHFGSVVHDLIYQIIQNVRFDKQIPSEEAVMDEIRHHLNRGFIESTRKEHLWHHRPKHYTMLHEIYYSQSNTLPDSKIKKITDRLSATVKNFFASQSFSDVLKKDQMKFVDSESFRYMKADGVKIFVVMDLVYKDLNKNKWIIVDWKTGKSSDEDRNQLALYALYIKQKHNIASIDDIVIRNEYLLEGTHVEHQLKEQDLINVQLLFQSSMEQMKSYLKEPEKNRPLPINHFPMQDNPHICARCNYQELCFPSQVN, via the coding sequence ATGTTCGAGATAAAACCCTACCCTGAATTTTCATGGTCCCTATCCAGGCATAAGACCATGTTAACCTGCTTGAGGAAGTACGCTTATGATTACTACCTCTCCCATAACGGCTGGCTCAGTCACGCAGACACTTTAGCGAAGCAAACCTATCGTCTGAAAAAAATTACAAATTTAGAAATGCATTTTGGAAGTGTGGTTCACGACCTCATTTATCAAATCATTCAAAATGTCCGGTTCGATAAACAGATCCCTTCTGAGGAAGCTGTCATGGATGAAATCAGACACCACCTCAATCGTGGGTTTATTGAATCAACACGAAAAGAACACCTATGGCATCATCGGCCAAAGCATTACACAATGCTGCATGAAATCTATTACAGTCAGTCAAATACGTTGCCAGATTCTAAGATTAAAAAGATTACAGACCGGCTATCTGCCACCGTAAAAAACTTCTTTGCCAGCCAGTCTTTTTCAGATGTATTGAAAAAAGATCAAATGAAATTTGTGGACTCTGAAAGCTTCAGATATATGAAAGCAGATGGAGTAAAGATTTTTGTAGTCATGGACCTAGTCTATAAAGATCTAAACAAAAACAAATGGATTATCGTAGATTGGAAAACCGGAAAGTCTTCAGATGAAGATCGAAACCAACTAGCGTTATATGCTCTTTATATAAAACAGAAGCACAATATAGCATCCATTGATGATATCGTTATCCGGAACGAATACTTACTGGAAGGCACACATGTTGAACATCAACTAAAAGAGCAAGATTTGATCAACGTCCAACTTCTTTTTCAATCAAGTATGGAACAAATGAAATCCTATTTAAAAGAACCGGAAAAGAACCGGCCTTTACCGATTAATCATTTCCCAATGCAAGATAACCCTCATATATGCGCGCGGTGCAACTATCAGGAGCTCTGTTTTCCTTCCCAGGTTAACTGA
- a CDS encoding MGMT family protein, whose product MKPFTEKTINIIQSIPEGKVMTYGQVARFAGSPRAARQVVRILHSMSQKYDLPWHRVVNAQGNIVIKDEASADVQRMNLESEGVVVINRKVSLKDYGIHSIEQIT is encoded by the coding sequence TTGAAGCCTTTTACTGAAAAAACAATTAACATAATTCAAAGTATTCCCGAAGGTAAAGTCATGACCTATGGCCAGGTTGCACGATTTGCCGGCAGTCCCCGTGCAGCAAGACAAGTTGTTAGAATCCTTCATTCTATGAGCCAAAAATACGACCTGCCATGGCACAGAGTGGTTAACGCTCAAGGAAACATCGTTATTAAAGATGAAGCATCCGCAGATGTTCAGCGAATGAATCTTGAAAGTGAAGGTGTAGTTGTGATTAATAGAAAAGTCAGCTTGAAAGATTATGGTATTCACTCCATTGAACAAATTACATGA
- the thiD gene encoding bifunctional hydroxymethylpyrimidine kinase/phosphomethylpyrimidine kinase, which yields MSIPRVLSIAGSASQGSAGIQADLKTFQEFDVYGMSAITAIVANNSTTDQGIFTQPIESIEAQIHASLEHVGADALKTGMLFTKEIIKRTAELIQESNVEHIVIDPVMIGKMGSQLLKDEAIEVLVNELVPKATIITPNLHEAARMLECSLPKTPEDMKIIARDLYSLGSKYVLLKGGALENYPAVDMLYDGKSIVELESERIPTVHTSGAGCTYSAAIASELARGYDVEDAVRRAKSFVTSAIRYALSFDRGIGSTYHAAHRTRR from the coding sequence ATGAGTATACCAAGAGTGTTGTCTATCGCAGGCTCAGCCTCGCAGGGAAGTGCAGGAATCCAGGCTGATTTAAAGACGTTTCAAGAATTTGATGTATATGGTATGAGTGCCATTACCGCAATTGTCGCCAATAATTCAACCACTGACCAGGGGATTTTTACTCAGCCTATAGAGTCTATCGAGGCGCAGATTCATGCTTCGTTAGAACATGTAGGAGCAGATGCATTAAAGACAGGGATGTTGTTCACTAAGGAGATAATCAAACGGACTGCTGAGTTGATCCAGGAATCTAATGTAGAGCATATAGTCATTGACCCTGTGATGATTGGGAAAATGGGTTCACAGCTTCTTAAAGATGAAGCGATTGAGGTGCTGGTTAACGAACTGGTTCCAAAGGCGACCATTATAACTCCCAACCTGCATGAAGCTGCCAGAATGCTAGAGTGCTCACTTCCTAAAACTCCGGAGGATATGAAAATCATAGCTCGAGATTTATACAGTCTCGGTTCTAAGTATGTATTATTAAAAGGAGGAGCTCTTGAAAACTATCCGGCAGTGGACATGCTTTATGATGGTAAAAGCATTGTCGAGTTGGAATCTGAGCGTATTCCGACTGTTCATACAAGTGGAGCGGGCTGTACGTATTCAGCAGCCATCGCCTCGGAGCTTGCAAGAGGTTATGATGTGGAAGATGCTGTGAGGAGAGCAAAATCATTTGTTACAAGTGCGATTCGTTACGCCTTATCATTTGATCGGGGGATAGGTTCTACTTACCACGCTGCTCACAGGACTAGACGTTAA
- a CDS encoding Type 1 glutamine amidotransferase-like domain-containing protein — translation MVATHLFMFGSSPPFNEQLALKFSQCINGGKIAVLYLDREGAEIYLPKYWKGINSSSSYCMALKEKYGRDELKTLKSCQGVIIGGGHTEAYRSFIVETELGSILKELYYEGIPIAGFSAGALICPEMCVISPNDNEEGSQLFQRGMGLVDDIVISAHYLEWNEEANLEKAIERTKASIGIGIAENAGIYLLNNKLTSAEGYIHIQYSA, via the coding sequence ATGGTTGCTACACATTTATTCATGTTTGGGTCCTCCCCCCCTTTTAATGAGCAGCTTGCTTTGAAATTTTCACAGTGCATAAATGGTGGGAAAATTGCTGTTTTATATTTAGATAGGGAAGGCGCTGAAATCTATTTACCAAAGTATTGGAAAGGAATTAATAGCTCAAGTTCTTACTGTATGGCTTTGAAAGAAAAGTATGGGCGTGATGAATTAAAGACTTTAAAATCATGTCAAGGAGTGATCATAGGCGGTGGGCATACGGAAGCCTATAGAAGTTTCATTGTAGAAACGGAGCTAGGTTCCATTTTGAAAGAATTATATTATGAGGGAATTCCCATTGCAGGTTTTTCCGCAGGAGCATTAATTTGTCCTGAGATGTGCGTAATATCTCCTAATGATAATGAAGAGGGGAGTCAGCTTTTTCAAAGAGGGATGGGGTTGGTAGATGACATTGTCATTTCGGCTCACTATTTAGAGTGGAATGAAGAAGCCAACCTTGAGAAAGCGATCGAGCGCACGAAAGCCTCTATCGGAATAGGTATTGCTGAAAATGCTGGTATCTATTTGTTAAACAATAAACTGACATCTGCTGAAGGCTACATACACATTCAATATAGTGCTTAG
- the trhO gene encoding oxygen-dependent tRNA uridine(34) hydroxylase TrhO yields MSSKDYRVLLYYKYADLPEYEEYCQNHLKFCKDLGLKGRIIVSPEGINGTVSGTVEQVEEYMDYVRSDERFADIHFKIDEHEGHAFKKMHCRVKPELVNWSIENDDIDPKTFGGKHLKPKEFNEMLKSDDTIVIDGRNEYEYRIGHFRNAIRPEVNHSREFPEWIAENADQWKDKKVLTYCTGGIRCEKLTGILKKNGVDDVYQLEGGITTYGKDPEVKGELFDGKMYVFDERISVPVNQVEEKVIAECEHCGKPEDRMINCSNPVCNRQYVCCKECEEKQHAACTTECKEHPENRWDVERKKQIDKYDRIFG; encoded by the coding sequence ATGAGCTCAAAAGATTACCGAGTTCTGTTGTATTACAAGTATGCTGATCTTCCTGAATATGAAGAATACTGCCAAAACCATTTGAAATTTTGTAAAGACCTTGGGTTGAAAGGTCGTATCATCGTGTCCCCTGAAGGAATCAATGGAACGGTATCTGGTACCGTTGAACAAGTGGAAGAATATATGGATTATGTACGTTCTGACGAGCGTTTCGCTGACATCCACTTCAAGATCGACGAGCATGAGGGCCATGCTTTCAAGAAAATGCATTGCCGCGTAAAGCCTGAGCTTGTCAACTGGAGCATCGAAAATGATGATATCGATCCAAAAACCTTCGGCGGAAAACACTTGAAGCCAAAAGAGTTCAACGAGATGCTAAAAAGTGACGATACGATTGTAATTGATGGTCGAAACGAATATGAATATCGCATTGGTCACTTCCGCAATGCTATTCGACCAGAAGTTAACCACTCTCGTGAATTCCCAGAATGGATTGCTGAAAATGCAGATCAATGGAAGGACAAAAAAGTTCTGACTTATTGCACTGGAGGTATCCGTTGTGAGAAGCTGACAGGTATTCTTAAGAAAAACGGTGTCGATGATGTGTACCAGCTTGAGGGTGGAATTACAACTTACGGAAAAGACCCTGAAGTAAAAGGCGAGCTTTTCGATGGGAAAATGTACGTCTTCGATGAGCGTATTTCTGTACCCGTCAACCAGGTGGAAGAGAAAGTGATTGCTGAGTGTGAGCACTGTGGTAAACCTGAAGACCGCATGATTAACTGCAGTAACCCGGTGTGCAATCGTCAGTACGTTTGCTGTAAAGAGTGTGAAGAAAAGCAGCATGCTGCATGTACAACTGAATGTAAAGAACATCCGGAAAACCGTTGGGACGTAGAGCGAAAGAAACAAATTGATAAATACGACCGCATTTTTGGATAA
- a CDS encoding MFS transporter: MQHAPAPSNEHFRTVFILSASILIVVMNTTMFNIALPNILKDFSLQPSEGAWIVSGYSIVLAICTITYTRLSDYYPIRTLLSIGILIFSLSSVLGFFADSYLWLLSARLCQASGAAAIPGLSMVFAGRYIPITRRGSAFALIASATSLGFGLGPVAGGVITDYLDWNYLFIVTVMVFLVIPVLYRFMPKESAEKGQFDLAGALLSGTSATMFLLYISTFISLYLLGGLISAALLWWRVNRTVAPFIQPELVLNRPYRRIVLMSYIGFTLHFAVLFLMPIMLEQVYDKGAATIGFIIFPGAILSAVAAIYVGRLIDAYGNLRVLYLAHGLLMISALIFFFFAGLSPYMIMTAYMFTSFGFSSLSSSSTNEISRILPSAQIGTGIGLKQQIHFIGSATGSVVAGILLELNKQPYTAADFRIPFGLLIVLMAASSSILFLYSKKVKEIANVQ, encoded by the coding sequence ATGCAACATGCACCTGCTCCTTCAAATGAACACTTTCGTACTGTGTTTATTTTGAGTGCATCCATACTCATCGTAGTAATGAATACGACGATGTTTAATATAGCTTTACCAAATATCTTAAAAGACTTCTCCCTCCAGCCGTCTGAAGGGGCTTGGATAGTCTCCGGATATTCGATCGTTTTGGCGATTTGTACAATCACCTACACAAGACTATCCGATTATTATCCGATTCGTACCTTATTAAGTATCGGTATTTTAATATTCAGTCTTTCATCGGTTCTGGGATTCTTTGCAGATTCTTATTTGTGGCTGCTGTCTGCACGCTTATGCCAGGCTTCTGGCGCAGCAGCTATTCCAGGTTTATCAATGGTATTTGCCGGTAGATATATCCCTATAACACGCCGAGGCAGCGCTTTTGCTTTAATTGCCTCTGCAACTTCTCTGGGCTTTGGTTTAGGGCCTGTGGCTGGAGGAGTAATCACTGATTATCTAGATTGGAATTACCTATTCATTGTTACCGTCATGGTCTTTTTGGTCATACCTGTTTTATATCGCTTTATGCCGAAAGAGTCAGCAGAAAAAGGACAATTCGATCTGGCAGGGGCTCTATTGTCTGGTACGAGTGCAACGATGTTCTTACTGTATATCTCTACCTTTATTAGCCTATATTTATTAGGAGGGCTCATTTCCGCAGCTCTATTATGGTGGCGTGTGAACCGAACAGTTGCTCCTTTCATACAGCCCGAATTAGTTTTGAATAGACCTTATCGCCGTATCGTTTTAATGAGCTATATCGGCTTTACTTTACACTTCGCTGTTTTGTTCCTAATGCCAATTATGCTTGAACAGGTTTATGACAAAGGGGCAGCAACAATTGGTTTCATCATTTTTCCAGGTGCTATTTTGTCGGCTGTAGCGGCTATTTATGTCGGTCGGTTGATTGACGCTTACGGAAACTTGAGAGTGCTCTATTTAGCACATGGACTATTAATGATCTCTGCGCTTATCTTTTTCTTTTTTGCCGGTTTATCTCCTTACATGATTATGACTGCTTACATGTTCACAAGTTTTGGGTTTTCAAGTCTGTCCTCCAGTTCAACCAATGAAATATCCCGAATCTTACCCAGTGCTCAGATCGGAACTGGGATCGGCTTAAAACAGCAAATTCATTTCATTGGAAGCGCGACTGGTTCTGTAGTCGCCGGGATTCTATTAGAACTAAATAAACAGCCTTATACGGCTGCTGACTTCCGGATTCCGTTCGGACTGCTGATTGTTCTAATGGCAGCTTCCTCTTCTATTCTCTTTTTGTATTCAAAAAAAGTGAAAGAGATAGCAAATGTTCAATAA
- a CDS encoding cysteine hydrolase family protein codes for MKRALINIDYTNDFVADGGALTCGEPGQLIEKRIGELTKNFIESEDYVVFAIDVHEEGDPYHPETKLFPPHNLRGTSGRELFGLIEEIYKQHAEKPHVYYMDKTRYSAFAGTDLDVKLRERNIEEVHLVGVCTDICVLHTAMDAYNLGYKIVIYKDAVASFNQPGHEWALNHFESVLGATLK; via the coding sequence ATGAAAAGAGCTTTGATTAACATTGACTATACGAATGATTTTGTTGCAGATGGAGGAGCTTTGACTTGCGGGGAACCGGGTCAACTTATAGAGAAACGGATCGGGGAACTGACAAAGAATTTCATCGAAAGTGAAGATTACGTCGTGTTTGCGATTGATGTCCATGAAGAAGGAGATCCGTATCATCCTGAAACTAAGCTCTTCCCTCCTCATAACCTTCGAGGCACGTCTGGACGGGAGCTCTTTGGTCTTATAGAAGAAATCTATAAACAACATGCGGAGAAACCTCATGTTTATTACATGGATAAAACACGTTATAGTGCTTTTGCAGGAACAGATTTGGATGTGAAGTTAAGAGAAAGAAATATTGAAGAAGTTCATTTAGTAGGTGTCTGCACGGATATTTGCGTCCTTCATACGGCAATGGACGCCTATAATCTCGGCTACAAAATCGTGATTTATAAAGACGCTGTAGCCAGCTTTAACCAGCCAGGGCATGAATGGGCCCTTAATCACTTCGAATCTGTTCTAGGTGCAACACTAAAATAA
- a CDS encoding MFS transporter, with product MVILNQEQRARRNLWIMWFANFFIAGSITMVLPFLSLYIEEFGDYSASYVQTWSGWVFGITFVTAFIFSPIWGKIGDRYGRKNILILSASGLALSVLLMGFADSVWELFFLRLFMGVFTGFIPMSQALISTQTPKNIAGQVLGTLQTGSITGSLLGPMLGGWIADVIGYSTTFQFVSITVGISAVIVFLGIHEQRIEKEDEKEQTSYNSKEVLAHIVKKPVLMMVMIISLFVQIAHFSIQPILSLFVGELHGPENLALFSGIAFSAAGLGNLMMARRWGRIADQKGYVKILIFLLFMAGLVYIPAAFVTNIWQLVLLRFLLGVSIGGIIPVRTAYIRQEAPVAMQGEVLGYNTSIRFLGNIIGPAMGGMLSGAFGFSAVFFVTSSLLLACGVFMLITLHKSSAGVRYHRNASYSK from the coding sequence ATGGTTATCCTTAATCAAGAACAACGTGCTCGAAGAAATTTATGGATCATGTGGTTTGCCAACTTTTTCATTGCTGGCAGCATCACAATGGTCTTGCCGTTTTTATCGTTATATATAGAGGAATTTGGTGATTACTCTGCTTCCTATGTACAGACATGGTCAGGGTGGGTATTCGGAATTACCTTTGTGACAGCTTTCATTTTTTCACCGATCTGGGGAAAGATTGGGGATCGTTATGGACGTAAGAACATTTTAATCCTTTCTGCCTCAGGCCTTGCCTTATCGGTTTTATTAATGGGATTCGCTGATTCGGTATGGGAATTATTTTTTCTCAGGCTGTTCATGGGGGTATTTACTGGGTTTATTCCCATGTCCCAGGCCTTAATTTCAACGCAGACACCTAAGAATATTGCAGGCCAAGTCTTAGGTACTTTACAAACCGGAAGTATTACCGGAAGTCTCCTCGGCCCGATGCTCGGAGGTTGGATTGCGGATGTGATCGGATATTCGACAACTTTTCAGTTTGTATCCATTACCGTTGGAATTTCGGCAGTGATCGTTTTTTTAGGCATTCATGAACAAAGAATAGAAAAGGAAGATGAAAAAGAACAGACATCTTACAATTCAAAAGAGGTACTGGCTCACATTGTAAAAAAACCTGTATTGATGATGGTTATGATTATTTCCCTATTCGTACAAATCGCTCACTTCAGCATTCAGCCCATTCTTTCGTTATTTGTCGGTGAATTGCATGGGCCAGAAAACCTTGCCTTATTTTCCGGTATCGCTTTTTCTGCAGCTGGACTTGGAAACTTGATGATGGCTAGACGCTGGGGACGTATTGCTGATCAAAAAGGTTACGTAAAGATTCTCATTTTCCTGTTGTTCATGGCTGGACTTGTTTATATACCCGCAGCCTTTGTAACGAATATTTGGCAGCTGGTGCTCTTACGTTTCTTGCTTGGCGTATCCATTGGCGGAATCATTCCAGTCAGAACAGCATATATTCGTCAGGAAGCTCCTGTAGCTATGCAGGGAGAGGTATTAGGATACAATACGAGTATTCGTTTTCTTGGTAATATTATCGGTCCAGCCATGGGCGGCATGCTCTCCGGTGCATTTGGGTTTTCCGCAGTGTTCTTCGTTACAAGCTCTCTACTACTAGCTTGTGGGGTCTTCATGCTAATTACTCTTCATAAGAGTTCCGCCGGAGTGAGATATCATCGTAATGCTAGCTATTCCAAGTGA
- a CDS encoding PTS sugar transporter subunit IIA: MFKKLFGNKEKSVSLSAPVTGEVVALEEVPDPVFSQKMMGEGIAVDPSKGEVLSPVDGDIVQLFPTKHAVGIKTKSGVEILIHIGLETVAMEGEGFEAYVSQGDKVKAGDKLITFDMDLVKEKAKSTVTPIIITNSDDFSVELNDEKQVTAGTTKLMTVNNK, translated from the coding sequence ATGTTTAAGAAGTTGTTTGGAAATAAAGAGAAGTCAGTAAGTCTTTCAGCACCAGTTACAGGGGAGGTTGTAGCATTAGAAGAAGTGCCGGATCCAGTATTTTCACAGAAAATGATGGGGGAGGGAATCGCTGTCGATCCTTCTAAAGGTGAAGTTCTAAGTCCGGTTGATGGAGACATCGTTCAACTTTTTCCTACAAAACACGCTGTAGGAATTAAAACCAAAAGTGGAGTGGAAATTCTTATCCATATCGGCTTAGAAACAGTGGCAATGGAAGGGGAAGGCTTTGAAGCTTATGTATCACAAGGAGATAAAGTAAAAGCAGGTGACAAGCTTATTACTTTTGATATGGACCTTGTAAAAGAAAAAGCAAAAAGTACGGTTACACCAATCATTATTACGAATAGTGACGATTTTAGCGTTGAGCTTAACGATGAAAAGCAAGTAACAGCAGGAACCACGAAATTGATGACGGTGAATAATAAGTAA
- the treP gene encoding PTS system trehalose-specific EIIBC component, translating into MDLKKQAEQILEAIGGKENISAATHCVTRLRLALVDEGIVDQEKLNNIDAVKGSFSTNGQFQIVIGQGTVDKVYKEFIALAGIGEQSKEEVKEATAQKMNPLQRAIKTLADIFIPILPAIVTAGLLLGINNILTSPGIFFDEQSVIDVYPQWSDIANMIIIIANTAFVFLPGLIGWSAVKKFGGSPILGIVIGLILVHPDLLNAWSYGEAVKEGNVPVWNLFGMEVEKIGYQGQVLPVLVASYLLTQIELFLRKRIPDSVQLLFVGPIALLVTGFLTFIIIGPITFAIGNWITDGLVATFDTFAWLGGLIYGGLYGVLVITGMHHTFLAVDIQLVGSTGTTFLWPMLALSNIAQGSAAFAIMAASKDEKLRGLGFSTGVSAWLGITEPALFGVNLRFKYPFIFAIASSAIAGLYISSRGVVASSIGVGGVPGIFSIVAEYWLDFAIGMVIVIVLPLVGTFLYAKRKKDV; encoded by the coding sequence ATGGACTTAAAAAAACAAGCTGAACAAATTTTAGAAGCCATTGGTGGAAAAGAGAATATTTCGGCAGCAACTCACTGTGTCACCCGTCTCCGTCTTGCTCTAGTGGATGAAGGGATTGTTGATCAAGAGAAGCTCAATAATATTGACGCTGTCAAAGGATCTTTTTCTACGAACGGTCAATTTCAAATTGTTATAGGTCAAGGTACAGTAGATAAAGTTTATAAAGAGTTTATTGCACTTGCTGGTATTGGAGAGCAATCAAAAGAAGAGGTTAAGGAAGCCACTGCCCAAAAAATGAATCCGCTTCAAAGAGCGATTAAGACGTTAGCAGATATCTTCATTCCTATTTTGCCAGCAATCGTTACTGCCGGTTTGTTACTCGGGATCAACAACATTTTAACTTCTCCGGGTATTTTCTTTGATGAACAATCTGTGATTGATGTTTATCCGCAATGGTCTGATATAGCCAATATGATCATCATCATAGCCAATACGGCATTCGTATTTTTACCCGGGCTCATTGGTTGGTCTGCGGTTAAGAAATTCGGAGGAAGTCCAATACTTGGTATAGTCATCGGTTTGATTCTTGTTCACCCAGACTTATTGAATGCATGGTCTTATGGGGAAGCAGTGAAAGAAGGTAACGTACCTGTTTGGAACTTGTTTGGTATGGAAGTCGAGAAGATTGGTTACCAGGGACAAGTGTTACCTGTACTAGTAGCCTCATACTTATTAACGCAGATTGAACTGTTTTTACGTAAAAGGATTCCAGATAGTGTGCAATTGTTATTCGTCGGTCCTATTGCTTTGCTGGTAACTGGTTTCCTTACATTTATCATTATCGGCCCTATTACATTCGCTATTGGTAACTGGATCACTGACGGTCTTGTAGCTACATTTGATACATTCGCATGGTTAGGTGGGTTAATCTACGGTGGACTCTATGGCGTGCTTGTTATTACAGGTATGCACCATACATTCTTGGCGGTAGATATTCAGTTGGTCGGTAGTACCGGCACCACATTCCTATGGCCGATGCTCGCCTTATCCAACATTGCCCAAGGTTCAGCTGCATTTGCCATTATGGCTGCGTCTAAGGACGAAAAGCTGAGAGGGCTTGGATTCTCAACAGGAGTTTCAGCTTGGCTAGGAATTACAGAACCTGCATTATTCGGTGTTAACTTACGTTTCAAATATCCGTTCATATTCGCAATTGCATCTTCCGCAATCGCCGGGCTTTATATTTCCTCTCGAGGTGTTGTAGCAAGCTCCATTGGTGTTGGAGGAGTACCTGGGATTTTCTCTATTGTAGCTGAGTATTGGCTTGATTTCGCGATTGGTATGGTCATCGTAATTGTGCTGCCTCTTGTAGGAACATTCCTCTACGCGAAACGCAAAAAAGATGTTTAA